A single window of Polaribacter sp. SA4-10 DNA harbors:
- a CDS encoding heme-binding protein, with translation MAKYIKKTKMQVLLILLGVLLMTFLVIQLFALNSQRNIENYPYVVDKKYDTFEIRSYEATLFTSVKLSTKGYKNSSSKGFSILAGYIFGNNERNEKIAMTSPVTMALEDSMTMMFMVPKELKKEMLPKPNQSGIEFKEEPAKTVAAINFNGWANDKKIEKFKQQLKLALDAEGIPYYDRFYFLGYNAPYEFFNRKNEVIVELQSDTLDY, from the coding sequence ATGGCTAAATACATAAAAAAAACAAAAATGCAGGTATTATTAATCTTACTTGGGGTGCTACTGATGACCTTTTTAGTTATACAGCTTTTTGCGCTCAACAGCCAAAGGAATATTGAAAACTACCCTTATGTAGTTGATAAAAAATATGACACATTTGAAATAAGAAGTTATGAAGCTACTTTATTTACCTCTGTAAAACTATCAACCAAAGGATATAAGAATTCTTCAAGTAAAGGGTTTTCCATTTTAGCGGGATATATTTTTGGAAATAATGAAAGGAATGAAAAAATAGCGATGACCTCTCCAGTAACTATGGCATTAGAAGATTCTATGACTATGATGTTTATGGTTCCAAAGGAATTAAAAAAAGAAATGCTTCCTAAGCCTAATCAATCCGGTATAGAATTTAAGGAAGAGCCTGCAAAAACGGTTGCTGCAATAAACTTTAACGGTTGGGCTAATGATAAAAAAATAGAAAAGTTTAAACAGCAATTAAAATTAGCTTTGGATGCTGAAGGTATACCTTATTATGACCGATTTTACTTTTTGGGTTACAATGCTCCTTATGAATTTTTTAATCGCAAAAATGAAGTTATCGTTGAATTGCAGTCAGATACTCTTGACTATTAA
- the ftsY gene encoding signal recognition particle-docking protein FtsY — protein MSFLKKIFSKEKKETLDKGLEKTKTNFFDKLSKAVAGKSKVDDDVLDNLEEVLVASDVGVATTLKIIDRIEARVSEDKYVGTDELNKILREEIAGLLSETNVGNETEFTIPAIPVDKDGKKMPYVLMVVGVNGVGKTTTIGKLASQFKKQGLKVVLGAADTFRAAAIDQLQIWADRTDVPIVRQEMGSDPASVAFDTLKSAVTQGADVVIIDTAGRLHNKVNLMNELTKIKRVMQKVVDNSPHDVLLVLDGSTGQNAFEQAKQFTLATEVTSLAVTKLDGTAKGGVVIGISDQFKIPVKYIGVGEGIDDLQVFNKHEFVDSFFK, from the coding sequence ATGAGTTTTTTAAAAAAAATATTTTCAAAAGAAAAAAAGGAAACATTAGACAAAGGATTAGAGAAAACAAAAACTAATTTCTTTGACAAGTTATCTAAAGCTGTTGCAGGAAAATCTAAAGTAGATGATGATGTTTTAGATAATTTAGAAGAGGTTTTAGTAGCTTCTGATGTTGGTGTAGCTACAACGCTTAAAATTATTGATAGAATAGAAGCTAGGGTTTCTGAAGATAAATACGTTGGTACAGATGAGTTAAACAAAATTCTTAGAGAAGAAATTGCAGGTTTACTTTCTGAAACCAATGTTGGTAATGAAACTGAATTTACAATACCAGCCATTCCTGTTGATAAGGATGGCAAGAAAATGCCCTATGTTTTAATGGTAGTTGGTGTAAATGGCGTTGGTAAAACAACAACCATTGGTAAATTAGCTTCTCAGTTTAAAAAACAAGGATTAAAAGTTGTTTTAGGTGCGGCAGATACATTTAGAGCAGCAGCAATAGATCAATTACAAATTTGGGCAGACAGAACTGATGTGCCAATTGTAAGGCAAGAAATGGGTTCTGATCCAGCTTCTGTAGCGTTTGATACCTTAAAATCTGCAGTTACACAAGGTGCAGATGTTGTAATCATAGATACGGCTGGTAGATTGCACAACAAGGTTAATTTAATGAATGAGTTAACCAAGATAAAACGCGTAATGCAAAAAGTGGTAGACAATTCTCCTCATGATGTTTTACTAGTTTTAGATGGTTCTACAGGGCAAAATGCTTTTGAACAAGCAAAACAATTTACTTTAGCAACAGAAGTTACTTCTTTAGCAGTTACAAAATTAGACGGTACCGCAAAAGGTGGTGTTGTAATTGGTATTTCAGATCAATTTAAAATACCGGTAAAGTATATTGGAGTGGGAGAAGGAATAGACGATTTACAAGTTTTTAATAAACATGAGTTTGTAGATTCTTTCTTTAAGTAG
- the rpmB gene encoding 50S ribosomal protein L28, which produces MSRVCELTGKKAMVGNNVSHAMNRTKRKFDANLMVKRFFIPEEDKWITLKVSASALKNINKKGISAVLKEARANGFLTK; this is translated from the coding sequence ATGTCTAGAGTTTGTGAATTAACAGGAAAAAAAGCAATGGTTGGGAACAATGTTTCTCATGCAATGAATAGAACTAAGAGAAAGTTTGACGCTAACTTAATGGTAAAGCGTTTTTTCATTCCAGAAGAAGATAAATGGATTACTTTAAAAGTATCTGCTTCTGCTTTAAAAAATATTAACAAGAAAGGAATTTCTGCAGTTTTAAAAGAAGCGAGAGCTAACGGATTTTTAACTAAATAA
- a CDS encoding DUF4295 family protein has translation MAKKTVASLQTSAKRLCKAIKMVKSPKSGAYTFVESIMDPSKVDAFLAKK, from the coding sequence ATGGCAAAAAAAACAGTAGCGTCCTTACAGACATCAGCAAAAAGGTTATGTAAAGCTATAAAAATGGTAAAATCTCCAAAATCAGGAGCTTACACTTTTGTAGAATCAATTATGGATCCTTCTAAAGTAGATGCTTTTTTAGCAAAAAAGTAA
- a CDS encoding competence/damage-inducible protein A, giving the protein MNAEIITIGDEILIGQIVDTNSQWIAIELNKIGVSVYQISSVQDNREHILDALKEAESRADIVILTGGLGPTKDDITKKTIAAYFNDDKIVEYPEVIAHIKGLFKKINHPFKDIQRYQAQLPSKATYLKNTFGTAPGMWFYENNTVFISLPGVPYEMKGLIINEVLPRIQEQFKLPFIIHRTINTFGQGESMIAERIEDFENNLPSCIKLAYLPSFGKVRLRLSAKGESKILLEEALEKEVDALYLLIPEIIAGTEDDSSLEKKVGELLKKSNKTIGTAESLTGGKIAATLVSVPGASSYFKGSFITYSAETKINLLGVAKETLKKHTVVSKEVALEMAKAAKEKLQTNYAIAVTGNAGPTTDNNDKSVGVVFIALVTDNKEIVEEFNFGQPREKVINRTVSKALEILLKEIL; this is encoded by the coding sequence ATCACTATTGGAGACGAAATTTTAATAGGGCAAATTGTAGATACAAATTCTCAATGGATAGCTATCGAATTAAATAAAATAGGCGTTTCTGTTTATCAGATTTCATCTGTACAAGATAATAGAGAGCATATTTTAGACGCTTTAAAAGAAGCAGAATCAAGAGCAGATATTGTTATTTTAACTGGCGGACTTGGGCCAACAAAAGATGATATTACCAAAAAAACAATTGCAGCCTATTTTAATGATGATAAAATTGTAGAATACCCAGAAGTAATAGCACATATAAAAGGATTATTTAAAAAGATAAACCATCCATTTAAAGACATACAACGCTATCAAGCACAATTACCATCAAAAGCAACCTATTTAAAAAATACTTTTGGTACCGCTCCAGGAATGTGGTTTTATGAGAATAATACCGTATTTATATCATTACCAGGTGTTCCTTATGAGATGAAAGGATTAATTATCAATGAAGTACTTCCTAGAATACAAGAACAATTTAAATTGCCTTTTATCATCCATAGAACAATTAACACATTTGGGCAAGGGGAAAGTATGATAGCAGAACGCATTGAAGATTTCGAAAACAATTTACCTTCATGTATTAAATTAGCTTATTTACCGTCATTTGGTAAAGTAAGACTGCGTTTATCTGCCAAAGGCGAAAGTAAAATACTACTAGAAGAAGCTTTAGAAAAGGAAGTAGATGCGTTGTATTTATTAATACCAGAAATTATTGCAGGTACAGAAGATGATAGTTCTTTAGAAAAAAAAGTAGGAGAATTATTAAAGAAGAGTAATAAAACAATTGGTACAGCAGAGAGTTTAACAGGCGGAAAAATTGCAGCAACTTTAGTTTCTGTTCCAGGAGCATCTTCTTATTTTAAAGGTAGCTTTATAACGTATTCTGCAGAAACAAAAATAAATTTGTTAGGCGTTGCAAAAGAGACCCTAAAAAAGCACACTGTGGTAAGTAAAGAAGTGGCTTTAGAAATGGCAAAGGCCGCAAAAGAGAAATTACAGACCAATTATGCAATTGCAGTAACAGGAAATGCGGGGCCAACAACAGATAATAATGATAAGAGTGTTGGTGTTGTTTTTATTGCATTAGTTACTGATAATAAAGAGATTGTAGAAGAGTTTAATTTTGGGCAACCAAGGGAGAAAGTAATAAATAGAACAGTAAGTAAGGCGTTAGAAATTTTATTGAAAGAAATATTGTAA
- a CDS encoding L-threonylcarbamoyladenylate synthase, with protein sequence MTIISNNMSKAVKILNNEDIVAIPTETIYGLAGNIYSDKAIRKIFEVKQRPLFNPLIVHLHSVEQLDEIVSEFPPKAKLLADAFWPGSLTLVLKKKSTIPDVITAGKETVAVRIPNHPVALALLKELSFPLAAPSANPFNRISPTKALHVESYFKNAIQMVLEGGECKNGLESTIIGFANNEPILYRLGAISIEEIENVVGKINVKNKKEKTPNAPGMLAKHYAPKTKTYLVNNIDKFITDYEDSTIGLLSFSEVITASNIKHIEILSKSGDLKEAASNLYSSLHLLDSLHLDMIVAQRFPDIGLGKSINDRLERATK encoded by the coding sequence ATGACCATCATTTCAAATAACATGAGTAAGGCTGTTAAAATCTTAAACAATGAAGATATAGTAGCCATACCAACGGAGACTATTTATGGGTTGGCAGGGAATATTTACAGTGACAAAGCCATTCGTAAAATATTTGAAGTAAAACAAAGACCCTTGTTCAATCCCTTAATTGTACACCTTCATTCTGTTGAACAATTGGATGAAATAGTAAGTGAGTTTCCACCTAAAGCGAAATTACTTGCAGACGCTTTTTGGCCTGGTTCGTTAACTTTAGTCTTAAAGAAAAAATCTACGATTCCAGATGTAATAACAGCGGGTAAAGAAACTGTTGCTGTCAGAATCCCTAATCATCCAGTGGCTTTAGCGTTATTAAAAGAATTATCATTTCCGCTAGCGGCGCCTAGTGCAAATCCGTTTAATAGAATTAGTCCAACGAAGGCTTTACATGTTGAAAGCTATTTTAAAAATGCTATACAAATGGTGCTGGAAGGCGGAGAATGTAAAAACGGATTAGAGTCTACCATCATTGGTTTTGCAAATAATGAACCGATACTTTATAGATTAGGTGCTATCTCTATTGAAGAAATTGAAAATGTAGTGGGGAAAATTAATGTAAAAAATAAAAAAGAAAAAACTCCTAACGCACCAGGTATGTTAGCCAAACACTACGCACCTAAAACAAAAACATACCTCGTAAACAACATTGATAAATTTATTACAGATTATGAGGATAGCACAATTGGTTTGTTAAGTTTTTCAGAAGTCATAACGGCTTCTAATATTAAACACATAGAAATTTTATCAAAGTCCGGGGATTTAAAAGAAGCTGCTTCAAATTTATACAGTTCACTTCACCTACTAGACAGCCTACATTTGGATATGATTGTTGCACAAAGGTTTCCAGATATTGGATTAGGTAAATCCATTAACGACAGACTAGAAAGAGCAACAAAATAA
- the rpmG gene encoding 50S ribosomal protein L33 — translation MAKKGNRVQVILECTEHKATGERGTSRYITTKNKKNTPDRMEIKKFNPILKKMTVHKEIK, via the coding sequence ATGGCAAAAAAAGGAAATAGAGTTCAGGTAATTTTAGAATGTACAGAGCATAAAGCTACAGGAGAAAGAGGTACTTCTAGATACATTACAACTAAGAACAAAAAGAACACTCCAGATAGAATGGAAATTAAAAAATTCAATCCTATCTTAAAGAAAATGACTGTTCACAAAGAAATTAAATAA